A single genomic interval of Eurosta solidaginis isolate ZX-2024a chromosome 3, ASM4086904v1, whole genome shotgun sequence harbors:
- the LOC137245646 gene encoding solute carrier organic anion transporter family member 74D-like isoform X3 — MVGCVFSMTYAYFNGTITTIEKRFKIPSKNTGIISVGNDISQMLVSAVLSYYAGKGHRPRWIGFGLLTIVIFCLMTALPHFLYGPGEDALALTAEFGAQPDENATKEAIEKQGSKTLCRLNGGGAECEVGEGNLAPQIVLFVAQFISGIGGSLYYTLGVSYMDDNTKKSRTPALLSLSYFLRMLGPAFGYALASFCLRVYIAPQLRPVINNQDPRWLGAWWMGWLVIGGMIFFSGIFLSMFPKALPRAIARRTIEEERRKRISLRARKESSNKEQTEKELLAAEMEKKPKEETKASFKDMLTTFRRLTTNKTLMCNNFSSVFYLFGYTPYWIFTPKYIEIQYRQSAATSSMVTGTVALAFSAAGVLLSGFVISRYKPRARYMAAWNVIVGFLTVGGILAYAFIGCPGNEQSVIVNIHDRTAINSAPTCNSDCHCDYVRYSPVCGENNMTYISPCHAGCKKQYKLASGRKIYYDCSCIPNNSFNTSSKPLFKRLNVIDLKSDINTHDVNDTKRKDLHELETTPLTTSLPISLKTAYPDVLLGGQAITGACPVNCFVQFVTFLSVMCCLKFIGATGRASNFLVSVRCVPEKDKTAAMGFGMMMMSMMAFIPSPIFFGWVLDRLCLVWGKTCSNKGNCWLYDPESLRYILNITASVFVAVGALFDVGVWYYVKDLKIFDEEVKEVELQIVKHEEDVHSTKDMEV; from the exons ATGGTAGGTTGTGTTTTTTCCATGACTTACGCATACTTCAATGGTACAATCACAACAATAGAGAAACGTTTTAAAATACCTTCGAAGAATACGGGTATAATATCGGTAGGAAATGATATTAGTCAGATGTTGGTCTCAGCTGTACTCAGTTACTATGCGGGCAAAGGACATCGTCCACGTTGGATAGGATTTG GCTTGTtaacaattgtaattttctgctTAATGACCGCATTGCCACATTTTCTTTATGGTCCCGGTGAGGACGCGCTAGCATTGACTGCTGAATTTGGTGCTCAACCTGATGAGAATGCTACCAAGGAGGCAATCGAAAAACAGGGTTCGAAAACGTTATGTCGGCTTAATGGTGGTGGTGCGGAATGTGAAGTGGGTGAAGGTAATTTGGCGCCACAAATAGTACTCTTCGTTGCGCAGTTCATCTCAGGTATAGGTGGCTCTCTATACTATACATTGGGTGTCTCCTATATGGATGATAATACGAAGAAATCGCGTACACCGGCATTGTTGA GTTTATCATATTTTCTACGTATGCTGGGTCCAGCCTTCGGTTATGCACTGGCCTCCTTCTGTCTACGCGTCTATATTGCACCACAATTACGACCGGTCATAAATAATCAAGACCCACGTTGGTTGGGTGCTTGGTGGATGGGTTGGTTAGTAATCGGTGGCATGATTTTCTTCTCAGGTATCTTTCTTTCTATGTTTCCGAAAGCATTGCCACGTGCTATTGCAAGACGTACAATTGAAGAGGAGCGTCGAAAACGTATATCGTTACGTGCGCGAAAAGAGAGTAGTAATAAAGAGCAAACAGAAAAAGAGTTACTGGCGGCTGAAATGGAGAAAAAGCCCAAAGAGGAAACAAAAGCGTCCTTTAAAGACATGTTGACAACATTTAGACGGCTAACAACAAACAAAACATTGATGTGCAATAATTTCTCGTCAGTTTTCTATCTTTTCGGGTATACACCATATTGGATATTTACACCAAAATATATTGAGATACAATATCGACAATCAGCTGCCACCTCGAG CATGGTTACCGGTACCGTGGCATTGGCTTTCTCTGCTGCTGGTGTATTATTGTCAGGGTTTGTGATATCACGGTATAAACCACGAGCACGTTATATGGCAGCATGGAATGTTATTGTTGGTTTTCTAACTGTAGGTGGCATTTTGGCATATGCATTTATCGGCTGTCCAGGTAACGAGCAGTCGGTGATTGTCAACATACACGACAG AACTGCCATAAATAGTGCACCCACCTGTAATTCAGATTGTCATTGTGATTATGTACGTTACTCACCAGTTTGCGGTGAAAACAATATGACTTATATATCTCCATGCCATGCGGGTTGTAAGAAACAATATAAGCTTGCCAGTGGACGAAAG ATTTATTATGACTGTTCTTGCATACCAAATAATAGTTTTAATACAAGTTCAAAGCCCTTATTTAAACGCCTTAATGTTATTGATCTGAAATCCGATATAAATACTCATGACGTCAATGACACTAAACGAAAAGATTTACATGAACTAGAGACTACTCCTTTAACCACATCATTACCTATCTCACTGAAAACTGCGTATCCGGAT GTCCTTCTAGGTGGTCAAGCAATAACTGGCGCATGTCCTGTCAACTGTTTTGTACAATTCGTCACTTTTCTATCTGTAATGTGTTGCCTGAAATTTATTGGTGCAACAGGGCGCGCTTCCAATTTCCTCGTGTCTGTACGTTGTGTACCCGAAAAGGACAAAACAGCTGCAATGGGTTTCGGCATGATGATGATGTCCATGATGGCGTTTATACCGAGTCCAATTTTCTTCGGCTGGGTGCTGGATCGGCTATGTCTCGTGTGGGGTAAAACATgttcaaataagggaaattgtTGGCTCTATGATCCGGAATCACTAAG ATACATACTCAATATAACGGCTTCGGTATTCGTCGCTGTTGGTGCTTTATTCGATGTGGGCGTTTGGTATTATGTgaaagatttgaaaattttcgacGAAGAAGTCAAAGAGGTTGAACTGCAAATTGTAAAACATGAAGAAGATGTACATTCGACTAAGGACATGGAAGTATAA
- the LOC137245646 gene encoding solute carrier organic anion transporter family member 74D-like isoform X2, whose product MKSAFFESAEIFANQTAYVVLYGMVGCVFSMTYAYFNGTITTIEKRFKIPSKNTGIISVGNDISQMLVSAVLSYYAGKGHRPRWIGFGLLTIVIFCLMTALPHFLYGPGEDALALTAEFGAQPDENATKEAIEKQGSKTLCRLNGGGAECEVGEGNLAPQIVLFVAQFISGIGGSLYYTLGVSYMDDNTKKSRTPALLSLSYFLRMLGPAFGYALASFCLRVYIAPQLRPVINNQDPRWLGAWWMGWLVIGGMIFFSGIFLSMFPKALPRAIARRTIEEERRKRISLRARKESSNKEQTEKELLAAEMEKKPKEETKASFKDMLTTFRRLTTNKTLMCNNFSSVFYLFGYTPYWIFTPKYIEIQYRQSAATSSMVTGTVALAFSAAGVLLSGFVISRYKPRARYMAAWNVIVGFLTVGGILAYAFIGCPGNEQSVIVNIHDRTAINSAPTCNSDCHCDYVRYSPVCGENNMTYISPCHAGCKKQYKLASGRKIYYDCSCIPNNSFNTSSKPLFKRLNVIDLKSDINTHDVNDTKRKDLHELETTPLTTSLPISLKTAYPDVLLGGQAITGACPVNCFVQFVTFLSVMCCLKFIGATGRASNFLVSVRCVPEKDKTAAMGFGMMMMSMMAFIPSPIFFGWVLDRLCLVWGKTCSNKGNCWLYDPESLRYILNITASVFVAVGALFDVGVWYYVKDLKIFDEEVKEVELQIVKHEEDVHSTKDMEV is encoded by the exons ATTTGCAAATCAAACAGCCTATGTGGTACTTTATGGAATGGTAGGTTGTGTTTTTTCCATGACTTACGCATACTTCAATGGTACAATCACAACAATAGAGAAACGTTTTAAAATACCTTCGAAGAATACGGGTATAATATCGGTAGGAAATGATATTAGTCAGATGTTGGTCTCAGCTGTACTCAGTTACTATGCGGGCAAAGGACATCGTCCACGTTGGATAGGATTTG GCTTGTtaacaattgtaattttctgctTAATGACCGCATTGCCACATTTTCTTTATGGTCCCGGTGAGGACGCGCTAGCATTGACTGCTGAATTTGGTGCTCAACCTGATGAGAATGCTACCAAGGAGGCAATCGAAAAACAGGGTTCGAAAACGTTATGTCGGCTTAATGGTGGTGGTGCGGAATGTGAAGTGGGTGAAGGTAATTTGGCGCCACAAATAGTACTCTTCGTTGCGCAGTTCATCTCAGGTATAGGTGGCTCTCTATACTATACATTGGGTGTCTCCTATATGGATGATAATACGAAGAAATCGCGTACACCGGCATTGTTGA GTTTATCATATTTTCTACGTATGCTGGGTCCAGCCTTCGGTTATGCACTGGCCTCCTTCTGTCTACGCGTCTATATTGCACCACAATTACGACCGGTCATAAATAATCAAGACCCACGTTGGTTGGGTGCTTGGTGGATGGGTTGGTTAGTAATCGGTGGCATGATTTTCTTCTCAGGTATCTTTCTTTCTATGTTTCCGAAAGCATTGCCACGTGCTATTGCAAGACGTACAATTGAAGAGGAGCGTCGAAAACGTATATCGTTACGTGCGCGAAAAGAGAGTAGTAATAAAGAGCAAACAGAAAAAGAGTTACTGGCGGCTGAAATGGAGAAAAAGCCCAAAGAGGAAACAAAAGCGTCCTTTAAAGACATGTTGACAACATTTAGACGGCTAACAACAAACAAAACATTGATGTGCAATAATTTCTCGTCAGTTTTCTATCTTTTCGGGTATACACCATATTGGATATTTACACCAAAATATATTGAGATACAATATCGACAATCAGCTGCCACCTCGAG CATGGTTACCGGTACCGTGGCATTGGCTTTCTCTGCTGCTGGTGTATTATTGTCAGGGTTTGTGATATCACGGTATAAACCACGAGCACGTTATATGGCAGCATGGAATGTTATTGTTGGTTTTCTAACTGTAGGTGGCATTTTGGCATATGCATTTATCGGCTGTCCAGGTAACGAGCAGTCGGTGATTGTCAACATACACGACAG AACTGCCATAAATAGTGCACCCACCTGTAATTCAGATTGTCATTGTGATTATGTACGTTACTCACCAGTTTGCGGTGAAAACAATATGACTTATATATCTCCATGCCATGCGGGTTGTAAGAAACAATATAAGCTTGCCAGTGGACGAAAG ATTTATTATGACTGTTCTTGCATACCAAATAATAGTTTTAATACAAGTTCAAAGCCCTTATTTAAACGCCTTAATGTTATTGATCTGAAATCCGATATAAATACTCATGACGTCAATGACACTAAACGAAAAGATTTACATGAACTAGAGACTACTCCTTTAACCACATCATTACCTATCTCACTGAAAACTGCGTATCCGGAT GTCCTTCTAGGTGGTCAAGCAATAACTGGCGCATGTCCTGTCAACTGTTTTGTACAATTCGTCACTTTTCTATCTGTAATGTGTTGCCTGAAATTTATTGGTGCAACAGGGCGCGCTTCCAATTTCCTCGTGTCTGTACGTTGTGTACCCGAAAAGGACAAAACAGCTGCAATGGGTTTCGGCATGATGATGATGTCCATGATGGCGTTTATACCGAGTCCAATTTTCTTCGGCTGGGTGCTGGATCGGCTATGTCTCGTGTGGGGTAAAACATgttcaaataagggaaattgtTGGCTCTATGATCCGGAATCACTAAG ATACATACTCAATATAACGGCTTCGGTATTCGTCGCTGTTGGTGCTTTATTCGATGTGGGCGTTTGGTATTATGTgaaagatttgaaaattttcgacGAAGAAGTCAAAGAGGTTGAACTGCAAATTGTAAAACATGAAGAAGATGTACATTCGACTAAGGACATGGAAGTATAA
- the LOC137245646 gene encoding solute carrier organic anion transporter family member 74D-like isoform X1: protein MVEIDEQHTNHNHDHNKDIENSHDSIDPCIDAESRLLDNGKIKSSEKLNGAKNSEKSDYDKTMTEEINKYLRDMPLTDDMTCGFWIFKGRFFQRFANQTAYVVLYGMVGCVFSMTYAYFNGTITTIEKRFKIPSKNTGIISVGNDISQMLVSAVLSYYAGKGHRPRWIGFGLLTIVIFCLMTALPHFLYGPGEDALALTAEFGAQPDENATKEAIEKQGSKTLCRLNGGGAECEVGEGNLAPQIVLFVAQFISGIGGSLYYTLGVSYMDDNTKKSRTPALLSLSYFLRMLGPAFGYALASFCLRVYIAPQLRPVINNQDPRWLGAWWMGWLVIGGMIFFSGIFLSMFPKALPRAIARRTIEEERRKRISLRARKESSNKEQTEKELLAAEMEKKPKEETKASFKDMLTTFRRLTTNKTLMCNNFSSVFYLFGYTPYWIFTPKYIEIQYRQSAATSSMVTGTVALAFSAAGVLLSGFVISRYKPRARYMAAWNVIVGFLTVGGILAYAFIGCPGNEQSVIVNIHDRTAINSAPTCNSDCHCDYVRYSPVCGENNMTYISPCHAGCKKQYKLASGRKIYYDCSCIPNNSFNTSSKPLFKRLNVIDLKSDINTHDVNDTKRKDLHELETTPLTTSLPISLKTAYPDVLLGGQAITGACPVNCFVQFVTFLSVMCCLKFIGATGRASNFLVSVRCVPEKDKTAAMGFGMMMMSMMAFIPSPIFFGWVLDRLCLVWGKTCSNKGNCWLYDPESLRYILNITASVFVAVGALFDVGVWYYVKDLKIFDEEVKEVELQIVKHEEDVHSTKDMEV from the exons ATGGTTGAGATTGATGAGCAACATACAAATCATAATCATGATCATAACAAGGATATAGAAAATAGTCATGATTCAATTGATCCTTGTATTGATGCTGAGTCCCGTTTACTCGATAATGGTAAAATCAAATCCAGTGAAAAGTTAAACGGTgcgaaaaatagcgaaaaatcaGATTACGATAAAACAATGACcgaagaaatcaataaatactTAAGAGATATGCCCCTAACGGATGATATGACATGTGGGTTTTGGATATTTAAAGGCAGATTCTTTCAAAG ATTTGCAAATCAAACAGCCTATGTGGTACTTTATGGAATGGTAGGTTGTGTTTTTTCCATGACTTACGCATACTTCAATGGTACAATCACAACAATAGAGAAACGTTTTAAAATACCTTCGAAGAATACGGGTATAATATCGGTAGGAAATGATATTAGTCAGATGTTGGTCTCAGCTGTACTCAGTTACTATGCGGGCAAAGGACATCGTCCACGTTGGATAGGATTTG GCTTGTtaacaattgtaattttctgctTAATGACCGCATTGCCACATTTTCTTTATGGTCCCGGTGAGGACGCGCTAGCATTGACTGCTGAATTTGGTGCTCAACCTGATGAGAATGCTACCAAGGAGGCAATCGAAAAACAGGGTTCGAAAACGTTATGTCGGCTTAATGGTGGTGGTGCGGAATGTGAAGTGGGTGAAGGTAATTTGGCGCCACAAATAGTACTCTTCGTTGCGCAGTTCATCTCAGGTATAGGTGGCTCTCTATACTATACATTGGGTGTCTCCTATATGGATGATAATACGAAGAAATCGCGTACACCGGCATTGTTGA GTTTATCATATTTTCTACGTATGCTGGGTCCAGCCTTCGGTTATGCACTGGCCTCCTTCTGTCTACGCGTCTATATTGCACCACAATTACGACCGGTCATAAATAATCAAGACCCACGTTGGTTGGGTGCTTGGTGGATGGGTTGGTTAGTAATCGGTGGCATGATTTTCTTCTCAGGTATCTTTCTTTCTATGTTTCCGAAAGCATTGCCACGTGCTATTGCAAGACGTACAATTGAAGAGGAGCGTCGAAAACGTATATCGTTACGTGCGCGAAAAGAGAGTAGTAATAAAGAGCAAACAGAAAAAGAGTTACTGGCGGCTGAAATGGAGAAAAAGCCCAAAGAGGAAACAAAAGCGTCCTTTAAAGACATGTTGACAACATTTAGACGGCTAACAACAAACAAAACATTGATGTGCAATAATTTCTCGTCAGTTTTCTATCTTTTCGGGTATACACCATATTGGATATTTACACCAAAATATATTGAGATACAATATCGACAATCAGCTGCCACCTCGAG CATGGTTACCGGTACCGTGGCATTGGCTTTCTCTGCTGCTGGTGTATTATTGTCAGGGTTTGTGATATCACGGTATAAACCACGAGCACGTTATATGGCAGCATGGAATGTTATTGTTGGTTTTCTAACTGTAGGTGGCATTTTGGCATATGCATTTATCGGCTGTCCAGGTAACGAGCAGTCGGTGATTGTCAACATACACGACAG AACTGCCATAAATAGTGCACCCACCTGTAATTCAGATTGTCATTGTGATTATGTACGTTACTCACCAGTTTGCGGTGAAAACAATATGACTTATATATCTCCATGCCATGCGGGTTGTAAGAAACAATATAAGCTTGCCAGTGGACGAAAG ATTTATTATGACTGTTCTTGCATACCAAATAATAGTTTTAATACAAGTTCAAAGCCCTTATTTAAACGCCTTAATGTTATTGATCTGAAATCCGATATAAATACTCATGACGTCAATGACACTAAACGAAAAGATTTACATGAACTAGAGACTACTCCTTTAACCACATCATTACCTATCTCACTGAAAACTGCGTATCCGGAT GTCCTTCTAGGTGGTCAAGCAATAACTGGCGCATGTCCTGTCAACTGTTTTGTACAATTCGTCACTTTTCTATCTGTAATGTGTTGCCTGAAATTTATTGGTGCAACAGGGCGCGCTTCCAATTTCCTCGTGTCTGTACGTTGTGTACCCGAAAAGGACAAAACAGCTGCAATGGGTTTCGGCATGATGATGATGTCCATGATGGCGTTTATACCGAGTCCAATTTTCTTCGGCTGGGTGCTGGATCGGCTATGTCTCGTGTGGGGTAAAACATgttcaaataagggaaattgtTGGCTCTATGATCCGGAATCACTAAG ATACATACTCAATATAACGGCTTCGGTATTCGTCGCTGTTGGTGCTTTATTCGATGTGGGCGTTTGGTATTATGTgaaagatttgaaaattttcgacGAAGAAGTCAAAGAGGTTGAACTGCAAATTGTAAAACATGAAGAAGATGTACATTCGACTAAGGACATGGAAGTATAA